One Paramisgurnus dabryanus chromosome 8, PD_genome_1.1, whole genome shotgun sequence DNA window includes the following coding sequences:
- the bach1a gene encoding transcription regulator protein BACH1a has product MSVDGPRTSVFTFQSAVHSHHVLRSLDELRQKEILCDVNVEVESRSFRAHSSVLASCSDYFYTRLANHSRPNFTVNLPDEVTVEGFEPLLQFAYTAKLHFTKENILEIHRCAKLLGFHNLEKSCFEFLIPKLSDGGTTTRELNPKDENQSSQEKSQAAFGNNSPGDQNPDTEKDNVPDVESTPSTECPKNCPTISNDTEMQLDLSPLYPKSTSYHIGEGQDQFCLQNCGPQLSSTSVEPGEVCPFLSISRPGDNEKVHSATAGCGGDILAMEEELQKELAMDGNCVPTEPSTDKDLNLPSITESDFGQHERDLTDCSHLCPLNCAESRSVLESIASAGNLGSNGADASQVFDSPEQAFPNLPSKDGSAERSTVEREVAEHLAKGFWPDLSSTLAEQLPLDSIDQSGPGNNSDFHWLKHLDLGAAPDDCPFLRDLSSNGGQTCRGDSMSKEDTGDSSCISPINSREDSECESDEDCVQCSSSEQVQEVDLPFPVEQISSMTRRAFLQMLKQQHLTPEQLEFVQDVRRRSKNRVAAQRCRKRKLDCIYRLEGDIKKLRSEKERLLEDRNQLKFSMEELRQNLSGLRQSLCMDASGQSEQLQALARYVCSDVCPTSVLLTPIASPSLAGPDREAQANTCLDAFLTEELSDDAAQALDSSSAFLQDGVKSAVTQPAAP; this is encoded by the exons ATGTCTGTGGATGGCCCCCGGACCTCTGTCTTCACCTTTCAGTCTGCTGTACACAGCCATCATGTTCTCCGCTCGCTGGATGAGCTGAGACAGAAGGAGATCTTGTGTGATGTAAATGTGGAAGTGGAGAGCAGAAGCTTTCGTGCACACTCTTCAGTTTTGGCTTCCTGCAGTGACTATTTTTACACCAGATTGGCAAACCACAGCCGGCCAAACTTCACTGTCAACTTACCCGATGag GTCACCGTGGAAGGATTTGAGCCCCTGCTGCAGTTTGCCTACACCGCAAAGCTTCACTTTACTAAAGAAAACATCCTTGAGATCCACAGATGCGCTAAACTTCTGGGATTTCACAACCTTGAGAAAAGCTGCTTTGAGTTCCTCATCCCAAAGCTGTCAGATGGTGGAACAACCACACGAGAGTTAAACCCAAAAGATGAGAATCAATCATCACAGGAAAAATCTCAAGCCGCCTTCGGGAACAACAGCCCTGGTGACCAAAACCCTGATACTGAAAAAGATAATGTACCTGACGTTGAATCAACTCCTTCCACCGAATGTccaaaaaattgtcccaccATTTCAAATGACACAGAAATGCAGTTAGATTTATCCCCTCTTTATCCCAAAAGCACTTCATACCACATTGGTGAAGGACAGGATCAGTTTTGCCTGCAAAACTGTGGCCCACAGTTGTCTTCTACCTCTGTGGAACCTGGTGAAGTTTGTCCATTCCTGTCCATTTCACGCCCTGGTGACAATGAGAAAGTGCATTCTGCTACAGCCGGCTGTGGTGGAGACATTTTAGCAATGGAGGAAGAACTCCAAAAGGAACTAGCAATGGATGGGAATTGCGTTCCTACTGAACCTTCTACTGATAAAGACCTAAACCTACCTAGTATCACAGAGTCCGACTTTGGACAACATGAAAGGGATCTAACTGACTGCAGTCATCTATGTCCTCTGAATTGTGCCGAGTCCAGAAGTGTTTTAGAGAGCATTGCGAGTGCCGGAAACCTAGGCAGCAATGGTGCCGATGCCAGCCAAGTCTTTGATTCCCCTGAACAAGCATTCCCAAATCTTCCCTCTAAAGACGGCAGCGCCGAACGGAGCACAGTTGAAAGGGAAGTGGCTGAGCATCTAGCAAAGGGTTTTTGGCCCGATTTGAGCTCCACACTGGCTGAGCAGCTACCGTTGGACTCCATTGATCAGTCGGGTCCTGGAAACAACTCGGACTTCCACTGGTTGAAGCATCTGGATCTGGGTGCTGCGCCTGATGACTGTCCTTTCCTGAGGGACTTGAGCTCCAATGGAGGACAGACCTGTAGAGGAGACAGTATGTCCAAAGAGGACACCGGAGACAGTTCCTGCATATCCCCCATAAACTCGAGGGAAGATTCGGAGTGTGAGTCGGATGAAGACTGCGTGCAGTGTAGTAGCTCCGAACAAGTGCAAGAG GTGGATCTGCCATTCCCCGTGGAGCAAATTTCAAGCATGACTCGTAGAGCATTCCTGCAGATGTTGAAACAACAGCATCTGACCCCAGAACAGCTGGAGTTCGTTCAGGATGTGAGACGACGTAGTAAGAACCGCGTGGCCGCACAGCGCTGTCGAAAGAGAAAGTTGGACTGTATCTACAGGCTGGAGGGTGACATTAAAAagctg AGGAGCGAGAAGGAGAGGCTACTGGAAGATCGCAACCAGCTGAAGTTCAGCATGGAGGAACTGCGTCAGAACCTCTCAGGCTTACGTCAGAGCCTCTGCATGGACGCCTCGGGACAATCCGAGCAGCTGCAGGCGCTGGCCAGGTACGTCTGCTCTGACGTCTGCCCCACATCTGTGCTCCTCACCCCCATAGCTTCTCCCAGCCTGGCCGGTCCAGACCGGGAAGCCCAAGCCAACACCTGCCTGGATGCCTTTCTCACAGAGGAACTTTCAGACGATGCCGCACAAGCACTCGATTCATCCTCCGCCTTCCTACAAGATGGCGTCAAGAGTGCTGTTACTCAACCCGCAGCTCCGTGA